The window CCTCCTACAGACAGAACCTCctggctcagcagcagcacctgaaGACGCAGCCCAATGCTGCCatgttgaagcagcagcagctggccgTCGCTGCCGCTGCCCGTATGCCAGGCTCCATGCAGAACAGTATGGCAGCCAACCTGCCTGGCTCCATGCCCGGTAGCATGCAGGGACCTCAGAGTGCCGCctggcggcagcagcagcttgtcAACCAACCACCCTCCAGTAACAGCAGCCTGCCGCCGAACGCCTTCAACAACGCCGCCAACAGCTtccacctgcagcagcagacacgcaTTCCCAAGATGGCACCTGGCTCTGCACCATTTGGTTCAAACCCAGGTGGGCGTCCAATGGGCGGCCTGAACCCCGGGCAGCAAATGATGCAAACAAACATGGCAGCTGCTCAGCAGAGGGCACCGCCTAACCCTCAGAGCCTCGGCCAGCCAATGGCCAATCAGCAGCAGACTCAACAACAACAGGCCAATCAGAACCAGGCTGTCCTGCCTGACCTTGCGGCGTTCGGACAGCCGCAGGGCAACAGCCGCCAGGGACTACAGTGTAACCAAGGTTACCAGGTGAGCAGGACtgccagtcagcagcagcagcaggtgtcgTTCGGATACAACGTGGCGTCGGGCAGTTTTGCTGGAGAGAGCGAGCTGGTCGACTCCCTGCTGAAGGGTCAGAGCACCCAGGAGTGGATGGCTGACCTTGACGAACTGCTCGCCAGCCACCACTAGTCAGACTCACCTGTGCTCACCTGGAGCACCCGAAGCCTGCTCAGCTGAGAGGCCGCACTGCTGTACCCGGAGGACGAGCCGCAGCCGCAATGTTTAAATACAGACTGACAGTAACACTGAAGGAGGTCAGTGTTAGCATTAGCCTCACAGCTAGCTGATGGTGAATGTCAGCACCTTCCACCTGTCTCTGAGGTATGACAGCTGATTGGCTGGTGAGGTTGTATTTCCTGCTCTGATGTGATGAGACTGAATCTAATTTCATCAGAGTAGAAAcaggaggttttgttttcatcacatCACCTCAGTTCAGTTCCCTGAGTCAGAGCAGAGTTACTGACACCATGTCAGAGATCAGTCAGCTGGCTGAAGATTTAGGTCAGCAGACGGTCAGAAAACCAGTCGAGTTACAGATGAGCCCTGATGTGTTTCAACACCAGACTTCATTCAAAAACCTCCAAATTTAACGATGACTTGCTCATAGCAGAATTACACACCTGGTAGAACAGAACTTGAAGCCTACGTTAATTCTCCAATATTAACAGACAATTTCACATCCACTTAACAGGAAGCCCCTCTggaaaatatcagtttttaGCTCTGCTATTGGAGCTACATGTACCTGCAACATTTAACCACTTTCATCTACTTCACTTAGCTAGTTTTCAAGTTTTATGCTCATTTAATCAGTGAGTTTTAATTCCACATATTATGATATTAAAATCTATTTGGATTTCCcatttttaatattaatttgAAAACTTGCTCAGAGACAAAATAACCACACGTGaactttttggttttatttaatttctgttACTTTAAAAAGACATGTATTTGAAATATTCATAAAACAGTCCACTTCAGTGATGGGTAACATTGAGCACAATATCCTGAAACATCTACAGATAAAAAATTGGATTTTAAATATAGAGATAAAAGCCTCTGTATGAAAACCCTTATGATGGTTGATGAGCTTCTGTCGTCCAGTGGTGTACATTTTCATATCAAATTGCAGCTTCAGAATGAAATCAATACCAAAAAATATTatctttatactttttttttccttttctgcgCTGAACTGTGTCGgcagcaacaacacaacactaAAATATCCAGCTGTTTCAGTCGCAGGTGgagttttgtttctgttctgtttcatttcaagtcaattttatttaaaaagccCAAAATGTCGTCATCATTCCAAAGTGAACATGTCTGTTTGGTTGTCATGTCTTGAGTTAATATATCtgttatttcagtttttgttcTTCAGGTGTGTAAATCTGTAACCGAGTGACTCGTCTGCAGACGTTCAGAGTGTTGATTCAATAACACACCACAGTGTTTATTGATGACTGGAGACTGAATAGACGAGTCGTATTGAGACTACTGAACCCTCAGCTCAGTGTTAAACCACTGCAGCTGGCCACAGCGCCACCTACAGACTGTCAGCTGCACCTGGTAGCAGTTTCAACAAACCTTTTACAACCTGATGTGAAATCAGTCTGAAAGAAAACAGTCATTTAAAGAAGCTTTCTggtgtttttgcatgttttacagCATTCATCACTGTCACGACTTTACAAGCATTTAATTCCCTTGAAAATTCAACTTTCACATCATGTTTGCTTGTATTTTTAGAATTTCATCATAGCTTTCTCTTATGTTGGTCTAACTTTAAGGCAACATGTAACTGTGATGAAATCAAAAGCAGATGTGATGGCAGAGCCACAGTGGATTTTCATATTGTAGGGAAATATCAGCTGCTGGGAggacaaatatttaaatatctAAAACAATACATGCAACACTTTGTTTAGGGAAATGATCTGCAGTCATGGCAAGTGATTTAGGGTCGAAGTCAAGAATTAACTATAATTTCAGTAGCAAGTCAGCTGGTGGATCTACACAATGTTTTCACTCTTCTACGtctttatttaaataaacacCAACAAGTCACTGCAGATATCGCTCATGTTCACCAGACTGAATCATCCTTCTGTTCTCTCTTACCTTCAGACGAATTAGTCAAAAACGTCCTCAGCATAAGCAGTGACCGTAAAACATGCACACTGACCAGCTGATTAAGATGTAAGAGTTCTCTCATTGAACTAAGACAAagctccacttcctccctctGCACCGAGACGAGGCCACAGAGTCGATGCTTCAGTCTTCGTGCTGTATAATGTCGATTGTGCATCATTAATATGTCCTGCCTGTGAACTTTAAATTCCTGACCTGTAAATGGGTCACACTGAGCTGATCTCAcagttttcctctcctctgacaGACAAGACATTGAGTAACGGATGAAGCATTAAACTCTTCTTTTCCGCCGACTCAGTTCTCCTCAGTATTTCCAagtttttgtgatatttttatgAGTTGACATCTTTCTGTAGATGTAATCTAAATGTAGCACAggaacaggaaaacacacaagtgATAAAAATTCATAAAGTTTTCGATTTAAAAGCAGACTGCCGCATGTGTTCATTCTGAGTTtccaaacaaaatgcaaaactgaatTCCCAGCTGGTAGCTCATAAATCACTTGTCATGAAACTTGATTTTCTTTAACCTGAAGAAAGTCTCCCTGGTGGAGCAGCTCCTCCAATAAACCCTGCCTCCTTAGATGTTGAAGCTGACGGTGAAGGTCCTGAGTCGGACGTTTGCAGACATGTTGACACATTTAAAGTGTCCAAAATTTTGGGTTTTGTTTCACAGACTGTCTCTGATATTAACAGATGCAGTGAGGGGGCAGAGAGTTGTTCAGCCTGGGAGTCTGAGTTCAGATAAAAATGTCACTGATGATCAGTTTAAATCTTTGACTGCAGTTTAATTCAAAGTTCTCAATCTCATGAAGATAAAACAAGTTTGTAATGCAGTGTTTCAGCTCCTTAAATGTTTCCCAGATTCAAAAAGTCCTCTTATGTTTCTTCATACGACAGCAGATGATAcaaatttaaaggaacagttcacccaaacattaacttcagtcctcctctcctccctcctgatgatataaagtgctcctctcctcctcctgatgatataaagtcctcctctcctcctccatgatGATATACAGTCCTCCTATCCTccccctgatgatataaagtcctcctctcctcctccatgatGATATACAGTCCTCCTATCCTCCCCCTGATGATATatagtcaggtgaagtgttgtagtccacagaacatttctggagcttcacagtaaaacagagttgcagcattctgctactgaagtagctggagacttgatttaaaacagagaaacaaccaaagaaacatcagatgtctccatacagctcgtctgctgtgatcacagtctgcaggactgaacacatcacaacctgatctcagaccagatttacaCCTTTAATAAGATGAAGActtcactggagctgctgagTTAACAGAGTTAGCATGCACCTTGTCTGAAgtgtgtgaactgttcctttaaactcCTTCGTGTCAGATCAGACGATGATTTTTAAACACTGAAGTTTAAAGTTCTCAACATGTTCATCTTTAAAGTCCTTGTCTGCTCTGTTTACCTGTAACTCACCTGTGTGACTGGTAACAGTCTGCAGTATAAAACGCGGATCTATGACCCGATGGTCCTGTTTTAAAGCATTCTGTGACCCAGTGGTCTTGTTTTAAGCAGGATCTGTGGCCCGGTGGTCCTGTTTTAAAGCATTCTGTGACCCAGTGGTCCTGTTTTAAGCAGGATCTGTGGCCCGGTGGTCCTGTTTTAAGGCGGATCTGTGACCCGGTAGTCCTGTTGTAAGGCAGATCTGTGACCCGGTTGTTCTATCTACTGTattgtttgttgtgtattttatttgttatgtAACTTcggagctggttctggttctctcttGACAGATCTTCAGCCTGCGGCTCAGACTCTCGGGGTCTTCTGGGTTAAACTGTTGTAAATGtctataaatatattttttgtatgtatGCCTTTCCAAATGATCTGGAGAAGATAgatgttatttttatatattgcaGCGGATTTTTTGTAAGTATTTTATACTTTTGATATGGTTCTCTGTAAAACAAGAGTATTATGTAAATATAGTTctttagaaacacatttgttgtccgtgtgtgtctgttgtgtgttttcctctgacatGATGACATATTAAACTGAGGGGAAAATAGCAGAGAAAATGTTTCACGCAgcaaatactgtaaatgtatcgAGTGTTTGGTGTTCAGGCCAAAAGTTAATATCTAAATTACTCACAAGAGGAGAATTGTTCAGTAATGCTTCACATTAAAGTCCTTGTAGCAAGTGTTGGTTAACACGTAATAAAATCACTAAACTGTTTAGTAGATTTATACTTTACACATTAACTGTAACATTCATTTACACTTAAAACCTTTAATAAAAGATTAATGACTTCTTAAAGTTCATAACAGCGTTATAACTAaattaagtaagggataatgcccgacgaggtgtccataaacaggagttataccatggtctgggggaatactcgattctgattggctgcaggatgtccattaacccctgatatctGGACagctactaagtagttccagtaaAAAtggactgttcaccgctgtcgGGCATTATTCGACGCGGCGGCCTAAGCGCGtaggacggttgcctccgcgaagtccattaactcctgtttatgttCACCTTGAAGGACATTAtccttataccatggtcacttgccaaagaaaagaaattcggaccattaatttacattttcatgcgttttacaatcaaaatataaagtttttcacaagccataatttagtttccctggtaacgcctgagggtttgactaatacctggaacaatcattaccctcccctaagattcttatgcaacggagacgttgttcactcctccagtaaataggaggGATCATAGAtgcgacttggcaacgggagatattctagtccgctcagcgaagAGCCAGacagctaacgctatgctagcaagattcaaagtcaataacattgcatacggttgacaaacagtaaatacaatttgacagtatgctagctaacacgattagctaactaaccagtcatatcattgtccccaaatcaatagcaagattttcacgaacaaatgaccggccgttagtaacgttactgtggccgcagcctgaagcagagagttgaacagcgaacaggatgtgagattattcgtgtatcagtaagtttagaggggaagtgtactttctgcagcttgtgtgttacagtgaccatcctgtggtgttcagaggataagacacttaaggactgacggactgcactcagtgctggaaatataatattcagatttgatacacCAGCTagcattgatttacagcggtgaacagtcaatttgactggaactactgagtaggtgtccatatatcaggggttaaggacaccctgcagccaatcagaatcgagtattcccccagaccatggtataattaagcaatattaccctcgagggtgtgcttgaacgtcatttgagcacgcGCCGAAGTcggcaagcagcactgaagtgctcaaatgacgttaaagcacaccctcgagggtaatattgcgattatacaactaataccaacaaaaataaaatgtataatcaaaatatatccatgttgaggGACATTTggtctcaaattttaaaggtttttgcgagtgtgcgtcgcgtttccatggaaacacatggggtctgactattaactgaaacaaaatcagtcacgtcagtagactcatatgtgtaatggaacgtagtttaccactccagcaaatgatccaacccttagtaacgacctagcaacagaaaagATTTTCTAGTTCCAgatgatgaactctgagctgacgttaatgttttatcgcggtctcggaatttcccaaactaaatcaatactgcacagataaacagaaaatgcttatttttatcgcccaagttacagcaaagatgttgattttttttatcttttatattttttataaaacgttttcaccgcggtCACAAGTGTCTCTCACACCGAAGGGAAAATAGataatagccggggcatttatttgtttcaatcacttaacagaccaggcggcaatttgggacaggcgtttaattccttcctctcaaaaatccggcatgaaaatgtcacaaacttcgccagcttctcggtgaattctctggcatcctgctgggcaatagttgtcttctgcaagtgaagttgttgcggcggaggaaacgattcagccaaccaccactcacagataactcctaatctctgctgtcactcacggcggcgtacatttgtttctccatcgccctgatcattttgcgggacactctctcgtggtgtgcccgtttgctgataactaattcctgcatgtttatctcaggctcctcgctgaccttcctcctccctccagcaggcagcctggtcctgttgcttgtcctcctcggacagacgctgaagctccgttttattttttcgccaatctctcactctcttggggtcgacagagaaacgtctagcggctgcttctcccgagttttcctctgcatattttacggcagaaagtttgaatttcaagccgtacttttaatttattttgctcCAGcgctgacagttactatgttgccatggagatggatacattattgccacagacttggcggagtaatattttgagtaatgaggcgtgctgtcatgctgatttgagcacggtcaaaatgtcttgttgaccaatcagattgcttagtcggaactacttgttgtataattgaGTTTAACTTGCTTATAGTTATTGTTAAACTTCTACTAAGCTTTTTATTGTTGCTTTATTAAGAtgaataatttcccagtctgggatcattaaagtaattctatgaatacataatgtattatgtatttattagcTGTAGATGATGCACTGATTAAATGTaactgctgtttgctgctgttgaATGTAAAACTTTTAGCAAAGGAGTTTATATAGACTTTACTCACTTGATTCAAGGACTTTTAATATAAAGTGAATTTTATTAAATCATTGCTTCCTTCTTGTGAATTGTGGATACTTTAACATCTTAACGAGGCACAGTTTTACTACTCGTTAACATCTGTATTATTTCCAAAGACGTATCTGTATACTTTAGGTCTAATTATGTGAAAATCAGAAATATCTTTAAAAGAATTTTAGGACTTGAAGAATAAATCAATCGACACAAATGGTTCAAACAACACAAGTAGAGTTTGGATTTATGAttcaaaaacattcatgaactGTAAAAGACTCCAAGGGAATAATTTACCTCAAACATCAACTTTAGGAATTGTTAATTGAATTTAAATCttccataaaaaaatgttttacataattTTACTGTAAAGATTAATTAAAGCAAAGATTTTCATGTTGAGAATAAGTTAAATGGTGAATTAATGTGTAATTTATTATAGGAGAAAGAATAACCAGATTGAATTGCATCACTTTTATGTATAATACTTGAATTAgatataaatgttgaatatgtgacaactgaataaacaaagttcATGTATAAGTGCGTCAAATCACAGAATCAGACAAGTTattcaatttgaatttgaaGCTTTACGTTGCGCAAGATTTACAAGTAGTGAACGTCATCGAGTTAGCTCATCTATGTTGTCAGTACTGAAAATACAATCCTGGATGTCCAGCTGTAGGAGACGGCTGGTCTCCATTAACCTGGTTACCTGTGAGTGTTTTGGCCCCGCCCCATGCAGGtgtgctctctccctctgtgtgtgtgttacctgtcaGTATTTCCTGACAGTGTGTCAGTGCTCAGCTGTGTTTTAGTCTCACTCGATGACGATGATGGAGGAGATGGTCGTCCTCGCTGCTGTGACCGTGCTCGGTATCCTGGAGCAAGGTAAGAAAAgggcatgctgggaaatatgAGAGGAGCCTGATTGAGGTGGTTAAATTACATGAAAAATTACTGAAGTTTGGTTGGATCCTCACTGTAAGGTTTATATAGATGATGATAGAATGATTGTGAGAGCAGATGAATTCATCTTAACatgctttaaatgtattttaatgtttttactcattgatttgtacatttaattattttactgTCTAATCTTGTTAACTTCACATAATAATCAGCCAGTCTGCATCCACATTCatgttgtattgttttcacAGAGTTCTTTTGATGAATCAACTTTGCATTTGCTTCTAACACAGTGTGAACTTTGATCGATGTTACACTTACATTCATATTTAGAAGGTAACCATGCTGACATGGTTACCTGTGAGTGTGAGAGGTGAGAGGTATTGCaggtccttcctgctgctgtcactcttcAAAAGGTTCTGCTCCCAGTAGACcccactctgcactgtgcaatactATACATACACAACTCATTTGTAATTgtttgtttgggtctgtgtgtgtgcgcagcctATTTCTCTCTGCAGGTGATCTACGCCCGGAGGAAGTACTCGGTGTCTCCACCTGCCACATCTGGATCACCGGAGTTTGAGAGAGTCTTCAGAGCTCAGTCAGTTTaatcagtgattttttttttcttcttcaggggttaaaagaataaaaagtcTAGACTGGAGCTgcaaataatgacatttttcagtatttatttCAAGTTCTCTCCAAGACTCTATTATAATATAAAAAGCTTTAAACagtaacttttattttgatatttttagtCTATATAAACACGCAGAAAGGTTTGGAGACCACTGGGGTCACAACTAAAGCACAAACTCCCATTTTAAACTTCCTACAGTCTCATTTTATAGTCcctatttaaaaacaacaacaaaatgatttaaataacaTGAAAACTAATAATTTGTTCATGAGGTTTATATAGTGCCTCACTTAATGTCAGCAGCTGGAGTTTTATGGAAGCCTGTGAGAGACTTAATTGAAATGATAGAAAACATGAACTTGAAAATTAAAATCTAgttcaacaaaaacattattgtCCACATGtgtatttgagaaaaaaattaaaatgcaataaCCCAATTAGcattttccttttcacacttgAATCAGCGTTCTGcagtgaaattaaaatgaaaatggaaaagatgtttcattttcaaagaGTGAACCTGCTGTGTGCGGTGGACAGTATTCaaatgacataaacaaaacagcGTCCTCATTACTGCATCTGCTTTTACATAATAAGACATCATTtgaatgtagtgtaatgtagtGTTTTCCTTTGAGAAGACATTGTTGCagttgaaatgaaaatgcagagtgaaataaaagtgaaaacagctttgcacatttcattttcagagaCTCGACTGACCCAAAGTGGACGATGTTCAGATGAAATAAGCTGCACAGCACTCTGATGgtctttacatttttgtgtcaGCACACTTTtctgatgaaataaaaatgaaaagacaatttTTATAacaatttgaaaaagaaaatgaaagcagcaCTTGACATCATTTTCAAAGACTCAAGCTGCTCTAAGCAGTTTAATCAGTTGTCTCATAAATATGcattttcaagcacttaaaaGACTTAAAAGGATATAAATCAGATCTGAGACATGGTAAAACATGGCATGCTGGGAAAATGAGAGGGGACTGTCTCACTGTGAAGTGGTTAAATTAGATAAAAAATGACTCAAGTCTGGTTGGATACTGAACTGTCTACACTGTGATATTTAATGACAAATGATAGAATATGAACAACATGATTTAgtcaaatgttttctgattcATTTTTATACAGaataaaatatcttttattttaacttGAAGACTTAAAGCACACTTTTGCTGCTAAACCTTCTGTGCTTTTAAATTGTTACTTCTGCACGACAAGTATTCTTACATCGTAGTACTGGTACTTTACTGAAGTTAGTGATCTaaatacttcctccaccacatGAGATATGATCAGTAATTGTTTCATCTTTTCGTCGTGTTCAGAGCCAACTGTTCTGAGTATTTCCCAATCTTCATCACCGTCCTGTGGACGTCTGGAGTCTTCTTCAGTCAAGGTGAtcagacacaaacagctgaTTGGATCTCAGTCACAGTTCAGAGTTTTTATCGCTCAgttaatatttgtttgtttcaggtcTGTCTGCAGTCTGTGGGCTGCTCTATTTATACGGACGCTTCCAATACTTTCGTGGATATTCACAGTCGGCACAGGGACGGTAGGAAGCAACAGCaactgtccatctgtctgtttggtttaaatatatttaaacaaATGAACAGATCAAAAGTTATAGACAAGGGCCCAGGTTCGGTTGCAGAACTCACCCAGAACTCAGAACTTTTAAATTAACAGGACCAATGAAAACCAGGCTCAATAGGtatcacacaaagacagaaaacctGAAGTCAGCTCAGGACGAATAACTTTTATTAAATTCATGGAAAATCTCTTCTGCAACAGATTAGGAAGTCAAAATCTGCAAATTTCCTGAACCTGATGAAATCTGGTGAAAATCTGGTTCAGAGTCCTTTCTCTATAATAAAATAGTAGAGCCTGTGAGCTGTGATTAATTGATCGTTTTCTGTCTACAGTCTGGCTCCGCTCTACTTCAGCGCTCAGGTTCTGTGGGTTCTGATCGGGTTCTCGTCTCTCGGCATCTTCCTGACGCTCTGCAGAGTTTACCTGAACGTGGACCTGCTGCAGGAGCTCTGCTCTGCCCTCAGTCTGGTCTGAAGGGGAGGATACGAGGTGCTGGGAGCTGATTGggtcaggggtcaaaggtcagaagtCAGGACACCAACAGATTTCATTAGTGACACTAACATCATGTTGTCATCGCAAGAAACAAAACCTTCAGGGTCAACTGTGCTTTATGAGACATGAATGATGACCCAAATCTTTTATTCATGTGGGTTTATAAGGAATCTTATTGGTGTCCcccttttatttatgtatgttttttattttagcttAACATTTTGAGACACTTGTAAACTGAAGATTCAAACAAAATGAGCTGTGTAGTGTTTTTAAAGTCCATTGCATGAAACATTAACATTCTGCTTCAGACTTCGTCCCTAAAGATCCACGTCTCCTGTTCATGGCCTCGATCCGACGACATGTCCGTCCTGTCTGTGACATGCTTGTGTTAACCTTCATAAAAAACTGTTTCTGCCTTATTAAAACATTCTCTGTGATGTACtttttgatgctgatgaaatgtgtgtctgtgataaTAAAGCGTTGAAGCTTTGACTGTTTAAACTGTTTCTCTTCTCCATGGAGGAGCTGAAGTTGAGCCAGAGCTGATGTACACAACATGTAATGACACTGAACACGTATTATAATGTTAAAACATCACGTAGAGCTCAGTACTGATACagaaggaggcagaggaagTGGAGGGAGTTCATTTGTGAAGTTGTTTGAATGTTTCTATGAACTTGTTGTGAGTGACACTGCTGGTGACAAACACAAGTTGATGAAACATGAATCTAAAATAATCCTGATGTTTTGAACCTCCAACAGACTCCATTATAAGAAGTGCAATAATTATAAAAAGccataatgaataaaaaacatagAAGTCACAAAGTCGGATCATTCTGAACACACTTTTTGAAGAAATTATGATTATCTCTTTAAATGCTTCATGTGTCTTTTATATACTGTAATACGATTACAGATTATTAATGAACCAGTGTGTGATGGTGTCATAGACAGTAAGTATTAGagggaaatgtgtttattgattAGAGTGTAATATATGTCCAGAGACAgctgatgaaataaaaactcTTGGCCTCATGAATGAaaagtgtgttt of the Sparus aurata chromosome 18, fSpaAur1.1, whole genome shotgun sequence genome contains:
- the ltc4s gene encoding uncharacterized protein ltc4s isoform X1 gives rise to the protein MTMMEEMVVLAAVTVLGILEQAYFSLQVIYARRKYSVSPPATSGSPEFERVFRAQANCSEYFPIFITVLWTSGVFFSQGDQTQTADWISVTVQSFYRSVNICLFQVCLQSVGCSIYTDASNTFVDIHSRHRDGRKQQQLSICLFGLNIFKQMNRSKVIDKGPGSVAELTQNSELLN
- the ltc4s gene encoding leukotriene C4 synthase isoform X2, which gives rise to MTMMEEMVVLAAVTVLGILEQAYFSLQVIYARRKYSVSPPATSGSPEFERVFRAQANCSEYFPIFITVLWTSGVFFSQGLSAVCGLLYLYGRFQYFRGYSQSAQGRLAPLYFSAQVLWVLIGFSSLGIFLTLCRVYLNVDLLQELCSALSLV